The Sabethes cyaneus chromosome 3, idSabCyanKW18_F2, whole genome shotgun sequence DNA window TTgtaaacgcgaaatgcaaaaatgcTACCAGGAAGGCAGAAGAGTGAACATTAAAATGCAAATTGCTGAGACAATGGTGAAGTTCCTTAATTTTGACATGACAAACTTGTTTAGAAAATGCGGCTATGTTCAGGgtggaaaatttaatttttttaaacaaatgcaATTTCTCTCACAGATAAATAATCTTTTACTACTTGCCAAGAATGGTTGTTCGAAGATTCAGTACAAATTGGCCAAGCAGTTGCTGTAGAAGAATGCGATAACTGATCCGGCTTATAACCATGCTCGAGCAGTACATTGATTCCTGTGCGCTGCTCAGTAAGGTCATGACTCTTGTTAAGCGTATGTTATCAAACCGGATGAGGAATAACGGGATCAATAAGGAGATGTGCAATTCTGTTTTACAACAGACCGATATGAAATGCAGGGTAGTCCCATACAGTACCTCTTCGGGGCGATAAAACGTTTCGCTATAGCCTATATACAATGGCATCAgcaaaatatgtttatttttgaatgttAAAATGTTAAGGTAGAAAAGGATAGAATTTGATTTCAATTAAAACTTACTTTCCACAATAGCTATCCACTAGCACCCTTCtccttttcgattttttatgttGTGACTGGGACTGGGATGACTCCCCGTCCCCATCAGACATGTTCACTTCGGTCTCTACCGTTACCAACGTTTCAGATTGACCGGCCATGTCACTTACTGATAAGCCGTACCAAAGATATTGGTATTGTAATCAACAAAGGAATACAATACCAATATCTAGTAATGTCcagtaatcgctcgattaatcgagtaatcgattaaaacatgaaataattgaataatttatAATCAAATACTGCCGGCACGAATGATTCactaatcgaatagttcaaaggggataaaaaaatacaaataatcGCCAtaaatcgttcataatcgtacgattaatcgaataatttaacgaaatattcgaatatttatagtcgAATATTATACTGGTACGAATACTGGACTAATCGATCAGTGCCTACAACgctaaccgattaatcggtaatcgaatatttgaaaatttcggacatcactaatatcAATACCAATGTCAGCCGTGTCGCTTTTGTccaatcgaccttttcgcgtgcgtaatggcagctagtgggtacaactttcgtagaacgttagcatgcctttggcaactttattcacttCGAGTTGATATTTCTAGCCtcaattgttgttgtagaactttcaagcatacgtaagcggagttcccaaaagcaaataaatattgtcgaaaactgtacccattagccgccattaagcgcgcgaaaaggtggatatgcatacaattattgttcatattttccaGTAGATTATCCATGTTAACAAAAACAGAATGTAGCCTTTCGATCCTGAAATGAACGTTTACATGCTGACTATTTATTTACTAGATTTACTAGAATAATGTTTGACATATGTAGTATTATATACGTTAGTGCCTAATTTTAGAgggtatttaaggtgaaattagtcgtcatcgattctgccaatttcagaagcagttttttttgtttgaaacaaacattctgttcatgaaaatatattcgctgtgttcagtttggcaagaaggcagtatttacatttttacaaccagaccccagctattgggtccaaaaactgcttccgaaattgggctctccgacgaaaagttaatgactgctaatttcccgttaaacaaatcatgttcgaaaaacaggtctataaagtgatttcctcattattcatgaatttttttaactttttactatTGATTCAATAATGTCTTGATTTATTCCAGATTTCCTTTTGCAAACCTtcctttctgcactatttttcctgtaccaaattcgattttgacagcagttcaaataataaacattgtgagCTTTTCGATAAGTTTCAAGCATACAAACCAGCGAACAGCGAAAAtgttacgaaaacaaatttaatttgattggcatattacactgttttataaacagccaaattttattggaaaagctcggcgacattttgaaaaataaaatttgttcgaatatttggttgggtcagtacacgggttttcaaatttatttgaagaaatagatcaaatattggatgattcagcaaacagtgtactacccagataacacaaaatcgtaatagaaagttcacattaaattgttttcatgtcaatttcacattggaattgtataatgattagagtatgtcaaatcgaagtgaacaataagttgttttgcagtcgtgcgtgtcttcatatacaattcatgactgtgaattataaagcaggatagacaattgcaatatttgattatatttttatcgtatattcaggagtatttaattgcgtgttataaaaactgcgcaaaatagaattacaaatagttgtcaaaattttcgcacgtatattgcctccactttggtacatatatgttcttatatggcgtgaaatataactttttcgttcagatatgatttcgtatacctcagttgcaatcgagatatacaaaccaaatggtttactgggtagtaCCTTCAGTGTCTTGCCTCGTGGAACAGATTTTTTTATGGGATGCTAAAAAGAAGCAGTGTTCACAtagctgaatattgtttaacttttgatttttatggctattttgttttttttttagtgTTTCGCTCGTTTCGCTTTACAGCTGGTGCTTTCTGCTCTGCTTTCCAACGTTCACTACAAGAGGTGCGGCAATATATTCGTTTTGCATTGCCAATAATTAATGTTATTAACATTATTAAACATTATACGTCAAACTGCCACTTGCCTGTATTGTACTCTAAAAGCTTATTGTTCTTACGCAATTCCAAATAATATTCAGGAAGTTAGTATAGTTTTTAAAAAGattatgtttttgtttattatttttaacatcCAATCTCGATGTTTGGTTGCTTCGCACCTTCTGCAATTCACATCACACATGTGAAAGCTACGAAACTCTGGGTAAAAGAGAACTGGGTGTTAACTTGACAGTCAAAACAAGCAGAACCACCGTCCGTCGAATTTCGCGAAGTGtaagcaaaataaattattattgttTCCTCGCTCGCTTTGTTCCACATCTTTTTTATGTCGATTTAACAAGGTTTTGGCATCGAAGAAAAAGTTTTTGATCATTCTGGTGTTCAGGCTATTTTCGTTTAGGTTCTTTGTGCATCAAGGCAAATACTAAGCCAGATTGTTgttatttactatttgtactGCATTAAGTTTTTGCATGTCGCGTTGGAAAATCGTGTATTACTTCCTCTTTTAATAATAAGTTTTCAAATAAGTTGGTACTGTAACGTTTTGTTTCCTCTTGAGTTCACTGTGATCCCTAATAGCATTACCGTTAGGTGTCTTCTTATTCATAAAAAAACATTCGAGTGGTTAACAGTTAAAGTTAGTTACAAAGCATAAATTATCTGTACGTCTGTGATCGACTACTGGCACGACAAAAATCAATGAATATCCGATATGATGGAAATGGAAAATCGACGGTATTTTAAACAGGAAGGCAAGGAGGCGAAAAACTTCTACCATCTGTCTGATGACGGTGACGAAAGTAAGTTTGTTCTAGAGTGTCGTCACTGATGCTCAAAAGATTGCGTGGGACGGCGATCGCACAGGCCGATTCTTGTTCGCAAATTAAAACTCATGAATCATCTTCTACAGGAAGCTACAATGTGCGCAAACCACCGGTGAATTTGAGACCCCGTTCCATTCAAAGTGCAACGCAGAGTAAAACTTCCAAATCATCGGCACCCCGTGTTCGTTCCGCTTCCACGGGCAGAGATAAAAAATCCGAACTTCAAGCCCGATATTGGGCGTTTCTTTTCGGAAATTTGCAAAGATCAGTAAGTTTAATTTtgctagttttttttctattaactTAAAGTTTATTCTATTTTAGGTAAATGAAATTTATCAAACCGTTGAGTGCTACGAAAATTTGCCTTCTTGTCAAGAGGCGATTTTGGTGCTTGAAAACTACATACGCGATTTTCGAGCATTGGCTGAGTGGTTCAAAGTGTCTTGGGATTACGAAGCTACCCCTTTACCGCAACGTCCTCATTCTCTGGCTTGGGAGGTGCGAAAGAGTAATCCAGCACCGCGTAAGTTTAACCGTAACTAGCCGACAACCgaacaataataattttttatcaatatttcatGCTCAGGTGTTCGAAAACCAATCTCCAGCCCAGGTCTATCTGGAAAATCAAGTCCAAGCTTTTCGGGCAAGAATAGTCCAAGCCATGCGCACGAGGAGCTCAGTGTTAGCAAAAATTCCCCGAAAAAGCATTTCAGTTCAACGGAAAGTCTCGGAACTAGTCTAAAAGGAACCGGTATTGGAAAAATAGGCGTTTTAAAGCAAATTGGGCCCTGTACTGTTGAAAACTGTTCTCCAGATGGGAAACCTCCTTTAAATGGTGAAAATTGTTTCGATGTCGTAGTAGCATGTAACAGCTTAGAGAATTATGTGTTGAAACTGGATCAGTATACGCAGACAAATCTAGACGATGAAAATTTAACACTGGCAGAGTATCTGGAAAAGTATTGTAAACAGGAAGAACCATGCTTGCAGCTTGAAACTGACACCAAGAATCTAACTGAACAGGAATGTAAAACTGGTGAAAATGGCATTCAGGAAGACAAAAAACTTGCTGAAGTATCCAAAAATGTGGAGAAACCAGATTTGCTGACAAAGAAAACTATCGCACCTGCTGCGAAATATGCCACTGTCGTAAATAATGCAATAAAACCAGCACCACGGCCGGTTTTACAAAACAAACCAGGTTTACCATCGAAAGCTCTTCCAACAAAAATTCTTAAAGCCCCTTCAACGGCCACTAACAGCATTCGTTTGTCCGCTACTATGTCTAGCTTGACTCAGAGTCAAACAAAAATGGTGCAGCTTCCTGCGAAGAGTGCAACTATTTCTAATATACACTCGACCGCGATGAAGTCCGGAGCTCGGTCGTTAATCAACTCTACAAAGAATAAAACTATACCAACTAATACTGCCTCGAGACTTTCGGCTCGTTCGAAGACGATGATAGAAATTAACAATCGAAAAAATGAAGTTAAATCTGCTTGTGCTTCTTCCAGACTAACTTTTTCTCGAAAAATATCTCGCGATGACATTGATAGTTCTACCTCAACTTTAAAAGCAAGTACTGATAGATTGGGATCCCGAAGCTCGATTAATGAATCCTTGAAAAACCGAACTCAAAGCGGAGCAAGCACCAGCAGCAGACGTTCGGAACCTAAATGTCTCCCGTCAGAAGCCACCAACAATGACGGGTGGTACACGGTTAAAAATAAGCGACGATCCAGTCTACATTGGGCTACTCGCTTCAATCAACCCAGTGGTTATGCAAGTTTGCCTTCACTTTCTCTGTTAGATGAGAACGCTCCTACCGAAGATGGTGAAACAAAACAATCCACTGAAAGCATTGGTAAACAACCCAAGATACAGCAGAAACCCTCCAAATTAGCATCCGTTTCGAAACCGTCGGTTGAGTCAAAATCCAAAGCACCAACTTTGGCCAACGTAAAACCGAAAAATCCCCCTTGTAAAGCTACTACTGCCCCTGTGCTGAAACGACCAACAACAGCACCAGCAGCCACAAAAAAATCCAATCCTAATGGGGCTTCACAATCATCACAGAATAAACCAACGGCAACAGCAACCGTAACGACGAACGGGTTGGCTGTTACTCGACAAAAATCTGACTTGACGGgtttaaaattgaaaaccctTCACAAAGAGTTTTTGCGCAACGAAAAACTTAAATTGAAACCGTCCTCGGAAACAGATCTAGACAAAACCGACGAAGCACCGTCATTGTCAAAAACATCTCCGACGCAATCAGCACTACTACAGCAGGAAGATTTGGCTTCTCATCTGAACAAAGTGGATATGAACATTCAAACCAATTTGGTGTCGTCAACAATCCAAAACCTATACGCCAAATGCTTGGAATCATCGGATCTAGCCGACGAAGAAAGCTGTGGTGACGGCATTACGATTACCGCCAACTGCGTCAGGTCCGAACATCGGCCGGATATCAATCTGTCCAGTTGTGATGAACTAGAGGAACGGGAGGACATGGAAAGTGACGAAGATCAACGTAAATTATTGGAAGAGCAGGAGAGCTTGGAAGCTCAAATTCGGGAGCTGCAAAATACGGGTAAGCCAGATTTCTGAAGTTAATTCTTATCGTTTATTTCTTACCAAACCAAAATTTGCTGCTTTACTTTTAGAAATTGACGTTGATACTGAGACAGATGAGACGGATTGTGAAGCTATCATTGATCTGGAGGATAACGAAAGTAGCGCGGAAAACTTAGAACCCGTTAGTGTAAATGGTTCAATGGATGAAGAGGAAATGACCCTTGAAATGCGGTACGAATCGGTGCTGGCTGGTAAGTGCCTATCATGTTATGTTTAACTACGTTCTAAAGTTACCATTTTGTTCCCCCATCGTAGAAATGACGTGGGTTGAGCGCGCTCAAACTTTGGCAACATTGCAAGCCTTGGTGGCCCGGCATCCAGGCAGAGCACAGCAATTGCATGCGAAGCTGTCCAGTCCTTCACGGAGGAGATCCTTGCATGAAACACTGAAAAAATACCAAGCAAAACAAACCCGAGCCTTGGAGAAGAGGCAGGCTTTGCAAAAGGAGAAGGCTCTCAAAATTCAGCATTTGCTGGCAAGAGTGGAAGACGTAAAGACCGCCAAACAGCAGTTGATTGATAAAAAAAGAATGCGAATGGAGGAAAGACTGCAGCGTGCAGCGGAAAATCGCACTCAATATCTGaaagacaaaattaaaaaagccCACGACGAAGAGGAAAAATTAAAGGAAAttgcttttattaaaaatttagaaGCACAAAACAAGAGGTTAGATTTCATAGAGTCATGTAAAGAGCAAGAAGGTCGGCTGCAGGACCTGGAAACCGAAAGGCAGAAGAGGGCTGAAGAGAAAGCAGCTAAAGAGGCGGCGGTTGAACGAAGGCGGCAGGAAATTGAGCAGGAACGTCAGAAGAAGCTTCAAATAATGAGTGAAAATCGCCGGGAGCGAGAAAAGCGAGTTGGAAAAATGcaggaacaaaaagaaaaacaacgacAGGCTCTCGCCAGAGAAAAGGCACGCGATAGAGAGGAGCGGCTTCTTGCGCTGCAAGCGCAACAGCAGGCAACTACTGAGGAATTGCAACGAAAGATAATTCAGAAGCAGCAAGAGTCAGCTCGTAGACACGAGGAAAATATCGAACATATCCGGCAACGAGCAGTTGAACTGACCATTCCAACTCGGAACCCTGATGAAATCAACTCAAACAGGCAAGACCACGAAAACGATGATAATCTCAGTGTTAGTGATAAGAGCAATAAGGATAATAACAGTGCTAAGATTAAcaaaaagaaattaaagaaaCTGCGGCTGCGAATGGCTCAGGAAGCGGAACAGTACTTGGCGGAAATGCAACCTTTGGCACCACAAATTCGGAAGCAAAGTCAAGTGCCGAAACTGTTAGGTACTATCGTTAAAGGTGGTGGTCCTCTGGGAGTGGAGCGTCCCCTTGGCCAATTGCTGCGATTAA harbors:
- the LOC128741779 gene encoding S phase cyclin A-associated protein in the endoplasmic reticulum → MMEMENRRYFKQEGKEAKNFYHLSDDGDERSYNVRKPPVNLRPRSIQSATQSKTSKSSAPRVRSASTGRDKKSELQARYWAFLFGNLQRSVNEIYQTVECYENLPSCQEAILVLENYIRDFRALAEWFKVSWDYEATPLPQRPHSLAWEVRKSNPAPRVRKPISSPGLSGKSSPSFSGKNSPSHAHEELSVSKNSPKKHFSSTESLGTSLKGTGIGKIGVLKQIGPCTVENCSPDGKPPLNGENCFDVVVACNSLENYVLKLDQYTQTNLDDENLTLAEYLEKYCKQEEPCLQLETDTKNLTEQECKTGENGIQEDKKLAEVSKNVEKPDLLTKKTIAPAAKYATVVNNAIKPAPRPVLQNKPGLPSKALPTKILKAPSTATNSIRLSATMSSLTQSQTKMVQLPAKSATISNIHSTAMKSGARSLINSTKNKTIPTNTASRLSARSKTMIEINNRKNEVKSACASSRLTFSRKISRDDIDSSTSTLKASTDRLGSRSSINESLKNRTQSGASTSSRRSEPKCLPSEATNNDGWYTVKNKRRSSLHWATRFNQPSGYASLPSLSLLDENAPTEDGETKQSTESIGKQPKIQQKPSKLASVSKPSVESKSKAPTLANVKPKNPPCKATTAPVLKRPTTAPAATKKSNPNGASQSSQNKPTATATVTTNGLAVTRQKSDLTGLKLKTLHKEFLRNEKLKLKPSSETDLDKTDEAPSLSKTSPTQSALLQQEDLASHLNKVDMNIQTNLVSSTIQNLYAKCLESSDLADEESCGDGITITANCVRSEHRPDINLSSCDELEEREDMESDEDQRKLLEEQESLEAQIRELQNTEIDVDTETDETDCEAIIDLEDNESSAENLEPVSVNGSMDEEEMTLEMRYESVLAEMTWVERAQTLATLQALVARHPGRAQQLHAKLSSPSRRRSLHETLKKYQAKQTRALEKRQALQKEKALKIQHLLARVEDVKTAKQQLIDKKRMRMEERLQRAAENRTQYLKDKIKKAHDEEEKLKEIAFIKNLEAQNKRLDFIESCKEQEGRLQDLETERQKRAEEKAAKEAAVERRRQEIEQERQKKLQIMSENRREREKRVGKMQEQKEKQRQALAREKARDREERLLALQAQQQATTEELQRKIIQKQQESARRHEENIEHIRQRAVELTIPTRNPDEINSNRQDHENDDNLSVSDKSNKDNNSAKINKKKLKKLRLRMAQEAEQYLAEMQPLAPQIRKQSQVPKLLGTIVKGGGPLGVERPLGQLLRLMAKAEVVDFQSMWLLDGLKTIADVVQTGMEPNSEVSKRAVVISVQLYRNSCSLCPQISRHAILGNTITVLLDALQISLKTPEEKSPLYPVELSTELILACTVALSPSNSLKQTHPKVVERLPDLISYAVCLGLIDTLVRKFNTIRESVESQQSLVLSLLASLGLLTKLAELCPRGPDVTKFLLTVKSTELFGTISLLYAAIVPIGECIPPRTISLAAATFNLLVTLANLDIATFQGVLTEENLSFKFLDVVSILLQYCVPKAEEKGETQAVIIDLIATLGFFCANNKINQDRLTSDQSSVIIKSLTKLPKKFDMVIYPTLVTVTHENPDAKAVLSKDFDIASLEEYSRSDLAKKNRIVSLLTKTE